One Xylanivirga thermophila DNA window includes the following coding sequences:
- a CDS encoding PF20097 family protein translates to MSYCNGEMEVGILEGGRYLLWVKQPYKVSYHPKAGEVLLGEKAVMFVVVNSYICKQCKKIIIDYANLNGVKEEIVCIGKSLFTLEFNLL, encoded by the coding sequence ATGTCCTATTGTAATGGTGAAATGGAAGTAGGCATTTTAGAAGGAGGAAGGTATCTTTTATGGGTGAAACAACCATATAAAGTATCTTACCATCCTAAAGCAGGTGAGGTATTGCTAGGAGAAAAAGCGGTAATGTTTGTCGTAGTGAATTCTTATATTTGTAAGCAGTGTAAAAAGATTATCATAGATTATGCTAATCTTAATGGTGTAAAAGAAGAGATAGTGTGCATTGGTAAATCATTGTTTACTTTAGAATTTAATTTACTTTAA